TTTTGAATATTACCGGAACGCTGGTATTGTCCGCCTAAGTAACCGTAAAGTATCAGTAAAAAATATTCCCGTTCGACCTTATCTATAATAAAGCCGATCGCAGAAATCATATACTGCCATAAACCCAATCTGCCAAATGAATCATTCAGAGATTCTTCTTCACCTAAATAACTTAATTTAGTTTTTCTTTCTTTTAAAATCGTTTCAGCAGCCTTCTCAAAATCGTTCAGTTCGATATAATGATAGTAAGCTTCTAAAGCTTGCAAAGCATCTTCGCCAGTTTCTACTGTTTTAACACTTTCCGTCCAAAATTCAGCGGCTTTCCGGTTGACTAATTCCCATTCTTCGCTATTTCTTAACCGCGCGATCGCTTCCCCTCGAATCACCGGATGCAGCCAGTACTCGTCATAGATAAAATCTAATAAAGAGCGATCGCTGACCGATTTTACCACTCGTGGGCGTTCCACTTCTGGAACGTCCCATAACAAATACATTACCCCTGCTAACGATACCGATCGCACGTCTTGATAGCGATAACATCCCAAACGACAAAGCAGCTTATACGCTTGGGGATCGATTTCTTGCAGGCGATTAAATTGGGTAGCAACTAAATCTTCTAAATCTCTTTCCATCAACAAATATTTTTCGTTAGCATCCCAGTAAGCATCTACATCCCCTGCCCAATCAATATCAATTACTCCACTAATAATGTGCATGGCTTTCGCATTGCCTGCATAAGCAGCGTGTATTGCAGGCAATGCCTGGGAATTGGCATTGATATTTTGGCTGGAAAAAAATTTTTCCCATGCTTTGATATCCAAACCTACTAATCGATATCCATGATAATCAACAGCCGTTTCTGCCAATCTTTCGCGACTGGTAATCAAAGTTACGCAATTCCCAGCCGGATTCGCCAATACTTTTAACAATTCTACGTAGTCATAATGAAGCGGGATCAAATTGCCATTTTTATCTAAAGCTGGTTCCAAATTGTCAATTAATATCCCTACTCTTTTATTTTTATTTCTCAACTTCTGCTCTAAACGTTCTAGGGTGGCAGCAAAATCTCCCATCGGTTGATCGTTAAAATGCCGCCTCAGCCATTCCTCAACGACACTTTTGGCTGGAGTGATATTTTTAGTCTCCTTTGCCATCCAAACTTCTAAAATTAAGTCATATCCCTGAGTACTGAGGAACTGCCAAGACAAAGATGATTTACCTACACCGCCTTCACCGTAAATCAGGATAATTTTCGCTTTTTGATTAACTAATTCTTTAAGTTCTCTAATTGCCGTTCCACGTCCCACGAAATAACCACAATTAGAGGTATTAGATGCTTCTGAATCGAGAGAAATGTCTGAACTATCGCTGAAATCTGCGCTGGCGATCGTTTCCCAATCTATTCCCAAGCAATGACAGAGTTGGCAGAAATTTTTCCGCACCACTGGTTTTCCATTTAAAAAATGGCTAACGCTGTTAGCGCCAGTCTTTGCATCTTTTGCTAAATCTCTCTGGCGAATATACCGCTTTTTAAAAGCAGATTTTACTTGTGGAATGTAGTGTGGAAGTACCTGCAACGATCTTGGGGACATGACCAATTCTAGTAAAAACCTCAAACCAGAGCAATTATTTCAAGTTTAAGCCACTTATAAATTACTCACAACGTACTAAGTTCTGGTTATTATATCCATTATCAGTATAAAAACAGACAAATATTGAATAAGTTCGCCTTTGCCAGTTGAGAACGCTATCTAGTTGATAGGCAGGATCGCGCTTTAGCCGCTCTGAGGAATAGTTAGGTTACAATTAATTAGCCGAAATTCAGGAATTTTACATATAAACCCTTTTTTCGATAGTTAATTTGGTACTTTTGCTTACCTCGGGCTGAAGTTGCCAAAATTTATATATAACTAAACAATCATGATGACAAAATTTCTTAAAAAACTGCAAAACCAACTGCTGGTGCTATTGCTTTTAAGCACGATTATTCCCGTCGGTATCGTAGGATGGTATGGCATTTCCTCTTCCACCACCGCTTTATCTGAGTTATCCCTCAATCAGCTAGATTCTTTAGTTAATGAAAAAGCCGAAAAGATTACTGCGTTTTTACATAATATTAATGAAGATGTATTGTTTCTCAGCAAAGTTCCGCCCATTCAAGGTATTATCCGGGCTAGAGCGGGTCAAGGAATAGATCGACAAAGTAACTCTTCTTACGATGCTTGGGTAGAACGGCTAGAAACTATCTTTGTCGCGCTCATGCAGGCGAAACCTTATTATATGCAACTGCGATATTTAGACGAGAACGGTCAAGAAATGGTACGAGTTGATTCCGACGGTGCTAATATTAAGATTATTTCGCGATCGCAAATGCAAAATAAATCCGACCGCGACTATTTTATTAAAGCAATACAATTAAGTTTAAACAAAATTTACGTTTCACCTGTAGAACTAAACCAAGAACGAGGCCAAATAGAGCGCCCTTTTAAACCAGTAATTCGTTACGCTACCCCAACTTTCGATTCGGCAGGTAATACGAAAGGAGTTGTGATAGCCAATTTATTGGCTAACGAATTCATTAAAATTATTAGAGAAGCCAACATCGATCGTGACACTCAAGCATTACTCGTAAATCAAGACGGCTATTATATCTACCATCCAAATCCCAGTAAAGAATGGGGATTCGACCTCAAAACTAACGAAAAATTAGATAAAGATTATCCCTTGCAGATTAGCCAAGAAATTCTCAGCGGCAATCAAGGTCATAACACTAAATTAGCTCGGTATATCATCACCTATCACCCAATCCCGACCTTTCCCGAACACAAGCAAGGCTTAGTACTAATTTATCAAACCGAAAAAAGCAAAGTTTTTGCAGCGATCGAGCAATTTAAAACGATGGCTGGATTGATAATTTTCTTATCCTTGGCTTTAGTCATCCCGTTAGGATACTTTCGCCTCAAACGCCTGGTAGAATTAATTAAACAATTATCATATAATATCTCCGAGTTTTCTTTGCAAATTTTTTCTACTCTCGAACAACAAGAAAGAATTACCGCTTCCCAGTCTGCTGCTGTGAATAACACTGCAATTACCATCGAACAAATTAGTACTGCCTCTAAACAAACAGCACGGGAGGCAGAAAATGTAGCAACTGGTGCCCGTCAAGCTTTAACTTTAGCAGAGGAAGGTGCAAATTTACTCAGGCAAACCCTCCAAGGTATGATAAGTTTGCAAGAAAAAGCAGAGGTAATTTCTCAACAAAGCCAGCGCTTAGAAGATCGAACCTATCAAATCGGAAATATTTCTACTTTGGCGAATTTAGTTAGCGATTTAGCCAATCAAACTAATATGCTAGCCCTAAATGCAGCAGTAGAAGCAGTCAGGGCTGGCGAACACGGTCAGGGCTTCGCAGTAGTAGCAACGGAAATTCGCAAATTAGCAGACCAAAG
The window above is part of the Leptolyngbyaceae cyanobacterium genome. Proteins encoded here:
- a CDS encoding methyl-accepting chemotaxis protein produces the protein MMTKFLKKLQNQLLVLLLLSTIIPVGIVGWYGISSSTTALSELSLNQLDSLVNEKAEKITAFLHNINEDVLFLSKVPPIQGIIRARAGQGIDRQSNSSYDAWVERLETIFVALMQAKPYYMQLRYLDENGQEMVRVDSDGANIKIISRSQMQNKSDRDYFIKAIQLSLNKIYVSPVELNQERGQIERPFKPVIRYATPTFDSAGNTKGVVIANLLANEFIKIIREANIDRDTQALLVNQDGYYIYHPNPSKEWGFDLKTNEKLDKDYPLQISQEILSGNQGHNTKLARYIITYHPIPTFPEHKQGLVLIYQTEKSKVFAAIEQFKTMAGLIIFLSLALVIPLGYFRLKRLVELIKQLSYNISEFSLQIFSTLEQQERITASQSAAVNNTAITIEQISTASKQTAREAENVATGARQALTLAEEGANLLRQTLQGMISLQEKAEVISQQSQRLEDRTYQIGNISTLANLVSDLANQTNMLALNAAVEAVRAGEHGQGFAVVATEIRKLADQSRDAAQKINAIVPEIQDAIKSTIQATEEAATTLETGLKIATKAADTFQGVRQAANDVFISNQNISVNVKERASAIQEIVNAMNSLNQSVAETAAGIRYTKSGVEKLNEQAFQLKAIV
- a CDS encoding AAA family ATPase, which encodes MSPRSLQVLPHYIPQVKSAFKKRYIRQRDLAKDAKTGANSVSHFLNGKPVVRKNFCQLCHCLGIDWETIASADFSDSSDISLDSEASNTSNCGYFVGRGTAIRELKELVNQKAKIILIYGEGGVGKSSLSWQFLSTQGYDLILEVWMAKETKNITPAKSVVEEWLRRHFNDQPMGDFAATLERLEQKLRNKNKRVGILIDNLEPALDKNGNLIPLHYDYVELLKVLANPAGNCVTLITSRERLAETAVDYHGYRLVGLDIKAWEKFFSSQNINANSQALPAIHAAYAGNAKAMHIISGVIDIDWAGDVDAYWDANEKYLLMERDLEDLVATQFNRLQEIDPQAYKLLCRLGCYRYQDVRSVSLAGVMYLLWDVPEVERPRVVKSVSDRSLLDFIYDEYWLHPVIRGEAIARLRNSEEWELVNRKAAEFWTESVKTVETGEDALQALEAYYHYIELNDFEKAAETILKERKTKLSYLGEEESLNDSFGRLGLWQYMISAIGFIIDKVEREYFLLILYGYLGGQYQRSGNIQKALTYYQQSRAMAIKCQSKHPPNNNKLSQKIIQQGIANLLSMSNCKFTLGETEQAIKFYEKVNLLAENANLRLFVAFSYFGLARLYSDPKSEKHDRQKAYDSLEKGYQVYRGISVQMLTAWSEVYSCLIAGIVYRNLGENQQALSMFEQTITYAEESKSRLVKGQALHELAVLYRNLNEFDTAINKHDEAREILWQLKAESNLAMLHYEMGLTYQRMGDVENSNKNFKVAIQLFDRIVAPKQIDKVEKAMVGEE